The genomic region CAAGCGCCTACTCGCCGAGTTCCGCCGCCGATGCGCACCCGATCTCGTGTTCGCTCCGCAACGGGCGGACTGCCACCAGGACCACCGGTTGATCGCCGAACTGGTGCCCACCGAGTTCCGCGACCACCTCACCCTCGGCTACGAGGTCCTCAAGTGGGAGTCCGATCTGCCCAAGAGTGCGTTGTATCAGCCGCTTTCGCCAACCGCGGCACAGCGCAAAGCCGCGTTGATCGCCGAGTGCTACCCCTCGCAGGCGGCCCACGACTGGTTCGACGAGGAGTCGTTCCTGGCGTTGATGCGCGTCCGCGGTGTCCAGTGCCGCAGCCCCTACGCCGAAGCATTCGTCTGCGAGAAGGCTTCGCTGGGCCTCGGCTTGCCAGCCGTCGGCGGTTGAGGAGTCGATTCGAAGATGCGCGTACTCGTCACCGGCACCGAAGGCTATCTGGGCGCATTGGTGGCCCCACACCTGATCGCCGAGGGACACGACGTCGTCGGTCTCGACACCGGCTATTACAAGTCGGGCTGGTTGTTTCACGGCGCGGCGGTCACACCGCACACGCTGGCGCGAGACCTTCGCGAGGTGAGCGCAGCGGACCTGCGCGGCTTCGACGCCGTCGTGCACATGGCCGAACTGTCCAACGACCCGATCGGCGCGCTGATCGGCGACGTCACCTATGACGTCAACCACCTCGGCAGCCTCCACCTCGCAAGATGCGCCAAGGCCGCCGGAGTGGACAGGTTCGTCTACATGTCCTCGTGCAGCGTGTACGGGATCGCGACCGGCACGGTCGACGAGACCAGTCTTGTGAACCCGCTGACGGCGTATGCGAAGTGCAAGGCGCTGGTCGAACGCGACCTGACCGCCATGGCCGACGACGACTTCTCGCCGACGTTCCTGCGCAACGCGACGGCATTCGGCGCGTCACCCCGCATGCGCTTCGACATCGTGCTCAACAATCTGTGCGGACTGGCCTGGATCGACCACCGCATCGCGATGACCAGTGATGGCACCCCGATCCGGCCCCTGGTTCATGCGCTCGACATCGCGCAGGCCATCCGGTGCGCGCTCACCGCCGACCGCGAACGGGTGCACGCACTTGTGGTCAACGTCGGCTCCGACCAGAACAACCACTCCGTCCGCGAGATCGCCGAATGTGTGGCCCGCGAATTCCCCGGCTGCGAGTTGACATTCGGGCCCCCCGGTGCCGACGAGCGCAGTTATCGGGTCAGTTTCGATCGGATCCAGGCGGTCTTCCCCGACTTCCGGGCCGCGTGGGACGTGGCGGCCGGGGCGGCTCAGCTGCACCGTGTCTTCGCCGACATCGACCTGGACTCCGAGACATTCCGAGGCCGCGGACACACCCGGCTCAAGCAGATCGAGTACCTGCTCAAGACCGGCCAGGTGGACGAGCAGCTGTTCTGGAAGGTGCAACCGTGAAGTACACACCCACCGAGGTCGATGGCGTCACGATCGTCGACATCGAGGCGCATCGTGACGACCGCGGATTCTTCGCGCGCTCGTTCTGCGCCGGGGAATTCGCCGAGCACGGCCTCGATGCGGCGGTCGTTCAAACCAACATCTCCCACAACCACCGCAGTGGCACGCTGCGCGGCCTGCATCGGCAGGTGCCGCCGTACCGGGAAGCCAAGCTGGTGCGCTGCACCCGCGGCGCCATCGCCGACGTCGCGGTCGATGTGCGCCCCGAGTCGGCCACCTACGGACGCCACATCATGGCCGAGTTGACCGGCGACAACCACCGTGCACTGTTCCTGCCGCCGTACGTGGCGCACGGCTTTCAGACGCTGGTCGACGACACCGAGGTGATCTATCAGGTCAGCGGTCTCTACGCGCCCGAAGGCGAGCAGGGATTCCGCTGGGACGACGATGAATTCGGCATTGATTGGCCACTACCGGTGTCGGTGATCTCCGCCAAGGACCGCGGGTGGCCGCTCGTCGCCGAGTTGAGGAGCACAACACCATGATGATGGGAATCGACTCGTTGCTGGCCGATCGCGCGCAGCAGCGCGACCCGATCCGAGTGGCCATGGCCGGCTGCGGGTTCATGGGTCGTGGGCTGGTCAACCAGATCGTCAACAGCGTCCCCGGAATGGCGCTTTCGGTCATCGCCGTGCGTGATGTTCAGCAGGGCATCAGGGCGTTGGGCGATGCCGGTGTCACCGACGTGGCGATCGCCGACGGCCTGCAGCAACTGAATCGTGCCGTCCACGGCGGAATACCCGCTGTCACCTCAGATTTCGAGGCGATCACCGCATGCGAGGCCATCGACGTGGTCATCGACGTAACCGGTGCCGTGGAGTTCGGTTGTCGCCTGGCACTGGACTGCTTCGCCAACGGCAAACACCTGGTGCTGATGAACGCCGAAGTCGACGCGACGGTGGGCGCCGAGTTGGTCCGGCTCGCCGATGCCGCCGGCGTGGTGTTCACCGGCTGCGACGGTGACCAACCGGGTGTGCAGCTCAACCTCATCCGGTTCGTCCGCAGCATCGGGGCGCGTCCCCTGGTCAGCGGCAACATCAAAGGCCTCCAGGACCCGTACCGCAACCCCACCACCCAGGAGGGTTTCGCCCGCCGCTGGGGGCAGGACCCCTGGATGGTCACCAGCTTCGCTGACGGCACCAAGATGAGCGTCGAGCAGTCGATAGTCGCGAACGCGGTCGGGATGTCGGTGCACCGACGCGGCATGCTGGGCCGCGATCACCACGGACACGTCGACGAGCTCACCGAGAGGTACGACGTCGACGAACTCAGCGCACTGGGTGGCGCGGTGGACTACGTGGTCGGTGCTCATCCGAACCCCGGCGTGTACTGCCTGGCGACACACGACGATCCGAAGCAGCGGCACTACCTCGAGCTCTACAAACTGGGCGCCGGTCCGCTTTACAGCTTCTACACGCCCTACCACCTGTGCCATTTCGAGGTGCCGATCACCGCGGCGCGCGCCGTGCTGATGCGCGACCCCACGGTGCGGGCGCAGCCGACCCGGTACGTGGAAGCGGTCACCACCGCCAAAGTCGATCTGCGGGCAGGAACGGTTCTCGACCGGCTCGGCGGCTACCACTACTACGGCGAGGCGGAGAAGGCCCACATCGCCCGCGAAAAGCGACTGTTGCCGGTGGGCGCAGCCGAGGGGTGCCGCCTGGTGAGCGACCTGCCGAAGGACTCCCCCATCACCTATGACGACGTCGCGTTGCCGTCGGGCCGTCTGGTCGACCGGCTGCTGGCGGCACAGGCGCGACTGCCCGTCGGCGTGCCGCCGGGGTTGCTGGCGGGGGCGTGAAGCGATGACCAAGACATCCGGCTCGCGGCGCGTGGTCACGGTCCGAATGGCCATCGGCGGCAACGTGATCGAGCGCCGTAGCGTCGACGACGTCGTCGAGGTCGTCGAGGCCCGCATGCGGACGCGGTCGGGTCGCAGCCTGGCGGTGGGGTCGGTCAACCTCGACCACCTGCATCATTTCGGCGACGAGAGCGCACTGAACCGCCAACCGGGTCCGGAGTGGCTGCTGCTTGCCGACGGCATGCCGATCGCGTGGCGCGGTCAACTGCTCACCGCCGCCCCGTGGCCGCGGGTGACCGGAGCAGACCTGCTGCCGCGCGTGCTGGAACTCGCCCAGCGATCCGGGTATCGCGTCGGGTTCCTCGGCGGCACCGCCGACACACACTTGCGGTTGACGGAACTTCTCCGACAACGGTTCCCGGACCTGGTCGTCAGCGGCACGTGGGCGCCCGAGGCCGATCAGGTCGCTCAGGTGTCACCCCACATCGCGGCGGCGATCCGGCTCGCGCGCACCGACATCCTGGTGGTGTGCCTGGGTAAGCCGCGCCAGGAGCGCTGGGTCGTGGAACACGGCACCGCCACGGGCGCGCACCTCTTCCTTCCGTTCGGAGCCGCCGCCGACTTCCTCGCAGGTACCAAACGGCGTGCACCGCAGTGGATGCAGCGTGCCGGTCTCGAATGGCTCTACCGGCTCAGCCGCGAGCCGCGCCGCCTGGCCCGCCGGTATCTGATCCAAGGGCCCGCCGCGCTCATCATGGCGATGCGGGCGCACGCGGTCTACGCACCCGGCACCTACTACGTCGCACCGGCGGAGGGTGGTCCGGTCAGGTATGCCCCACCTCGTGCCGAGTCAGTGGAGGATCGCCTGCCCGCCGTCGGCGCCGACCGCGCCTCATGACCGAATCGACTGTGGCCGCGCCGGTTTCCTCTTCGGTTCCGCCGTCTCGCATCGCACGCGCGTTCTCGATGCAGCTGGGCTGCCGGGCGATCGGCATGGTGGCGTCGGTGGTTTCGGTCGCCATGACGGCCCGCTATCTCGGCCCGGATCGGTACGGACAGCTGACCATCGCGATCGTGTTCATCGGGCTGTGGACGTCGCTGGCCGATCTGGGGATCGGGACCGTGATCGTGCGGCGGGTGTCGTCCGGGCGCGGTGAACTCGAGCGCCTGGTCCGCGTCAACAGCGGTCTGTCCATGGTGTACTGCCTGCCACTGGCGGCACTGGCCGCCGGCGTCGGCATCCTGGTCTACTCCGATGCCGACGTGCGCACCATGATCGTGGTCCTGTCGGCGCAGCTGGTGCTGATGACCATGACGACGCGGTTCGAACCGGTGTTCGTCAGCAGCGTGCGGTTCTCCGCCGTGGCCCTCTCCGATGTCACCAGCCGGGTCGCGATGCTCGGCTGCATCGTGTGGTTGGTGGCAGGCAGGCACGACCTCATCTGGTTCGCCGCGGCGCAGCTCATACCGCCGGTGGTGCAGCTGCTGATCCAGGGAACCGCTGCGGCACAACGTGTCTCGCTGCGGCCGCTGTTCTCCTTCGCCGAGTCCCGTGACCTGCTCAGGGAGAGTCTCGCCCCGATGGGCGTCATCGTGATCGCCGTCCTCTACTGGCGCGCGGACGGCGTGATCCTGTCGGTGCTCAGCACGCACTCGGAGGTCGGCGCCTACGGTCTGGCCTACACCATCGCCTTCAACGTCGTGGTGGTCTCGACGTTCTTCCTGAAGTCGACACTGTCGACGGCCACCGACCTCTATGCCCGCGACGCGCGGGACTTCGCGCGCTTCATGCAGCGCAGCATCGAAGCGATGTACTCCCTGGGCGTGCCCGTCGCCGTAGTGGGCGTCCTGCTGGCCCCACCGCTGATCCGGCTGCTCGGCGACGAGCAGTTCGTCGACCGCGGCGCGCCCACGCTGGCATTGCTCTTCGTCGCCGTCGCACTGCGCTTCGTCACCGGCACGCTGAGCCAGGGTCTGTTCGCCTGTCAGCATCAGCGATTCCTGTTCCGGCTGTCGATCGCGACGCTGGCGGTGAACGTGCTGCTCAACGTGGTGTTGGCCGCCCCGTTCGGGGCCGTCGGGGCGGCCGCGGCGCTGGTGTGCACCGAGGTGCTGGGCATGGTGTGCGCGAGTTGGTGGCTGAGCCGGCAGTCCGGATACCGCACGCCGATCGGCCATCTGGTGCGCACCCTGCTGCCCGCCGCGGCCGCGGTGGTGGTCGTGCTGGCGCTGTCCGGCCAGCATGTACTGGTTGTCGGTGCGGCGGCCGTCGCCGCGTACCTGGTGGCCAACCTGGTGTTCGGGCCGGTGCGGGCCTCGAATCTGATGGCGCTGGTCCGACGGGAGCCTGCCGATGCGAGGTGATGTGGACCGGGCCTACCTGCGCACGCCCGCCTCTCGGCCGGCGAAGCGCGCGGCGCCGGCCGGGCCGCGGTCGCTGGCGGTGCTCATCGTCAGTTACCGCAGCCACGAGCTGTTGGAGAAGTGCCTCGGGCAGGTCGCCGAGCACCTGCCCGAGTTGCCGGTCTACGCCTACGAGAACAGCGGTGACGACTACCCGGGCCGCCACGAACTGGTGGCCCGCCACCCGGACGTGCACTGGGTGGTCGGACCCACGAACGTCGGGTTCGCCGCGGCGGTCAACACGCTAGCCGAGCACACACCGCCGCACACCGATCTGCTGCTGCTCAATCCCGACGTCCGACTCCTCGGGCCCCTGACCCGCTCGCGGCTGCTGATCCATCAGCGCGGCGTAGCCGCGGTGGCCCCGCTGATGCTGGACGATCACGGTGCCGGTGGCAGGCCGTGGGACGTGGCGACCCGTCGCCGCACCCTCACTCGCGCACTGGTGGCCGCCGCTGGATACTCCGACCGGCTGCGTGGCACGCCGCTTTCACATCTGTATCGCAGCGCCCCCCGCGAATGCGAGGACGTCGGCGGTTACCTCTGCGGGGCGTGCCTGCTGATCAACCGCGACGCCTGGGACGACATCGGCGGCTTCGACGAGGAGTTCTTCCTCTACGGCGAGGAAACCGACTGGCAGAACCGCGCACACGCCGCCGGCTGGCGGGTGCTGCTGGCCGACGAGCTCGGCGCCCGCCACGGCGACGACCCGTCGGCCGCCGATCCCCGGCCGCCGATCCAGGGCCGGACCCACCACCTGCTGCGGGCCAACATCGCGCTCCTGCTCGAACACGAACACTCAGTCCATCACGGCGACGCCTACCTGGTCGGAACGACGGTGCTGGATCGGATGCAGCGCTCGAAGCGCATCTCGCGTCGTGCCGCGGCCCCGGGCCGCGACGCCGGTCGTCCGCACATCGTGATCACCACCAACCGGCTCGTCTACGGCGGCGCGGAACGGCAGAAGGTGCTGCTGGCCACCGAATTGGATCGCCGCGGGTACCCGGTGACGCTGGTGTGCATGCAGCGATTCGGCCCGCTGGTCAAGGAGTTGCCGCCCTCCGTGCAGGTCGTGCGGCAACCGTGGTTCGCTCCGGTGCTCGACGGCGTTGCCGGGCCTGCGGTGCTCATCGGCGGCGACACCAACACCGAGACGGGGTTCGCGACGCTGTGGCGGGCGGCGGGCCGACACCGGCGCTGGCTGGTCGGCGCCCATGTCCCCCCGGCGGAGGACGGGCCGATCTACTCGCGCGGGCTGGCCGCTGCGATGCGCAGGGCCGACGGCTTCGTCGCGCTCGCACACCGGCACTGGGACCAGCTGGCCGCACACCACCGGCTGGGACAACGCTACTTCGTGGCTCCCAACGGCGTCGGCCACGCCGGACCGCCCACGCGACGCCCACGCTGCGGCCCGACGGTCAACCTGGTGATGCTGTCTCGCATCGTCGAACACAAGAACCCGCACCTGCTCATCGAGGCGTTGTCGGACCTACCCGAACTGCCTTGGCGGCTAACGATTTTCGGAGACGGGCCCGATCGCTTGGGGCTGGCGGCGCGTACTCCCCCGCCGCTGCGGGACCGGGTGCATTGGCGTGGCTGGTCGGACGGCCCTGATCCGGCGTTCGCCCATGCCGATCTGTTGTGCGTGCCGAGTCGGTCCGAGGCTTTCCCGCTGGTCATCGTCGAAGCGATGGCGCGGGCCGTCCCGGTCGCGGCGTCGGGCGTCTGCGCTGTCCCCGAGATGCTCGACCACGGCGCCGCCGGCTTCGTCGTCGACCCGGTGTCGGTCGACGGCTGGCGCGGGGCGCTGGAGCGCATCCTCGCCGATCCCACGGCGCTACCCGAGGTCGGCAGGCGAGGCCATGAGCGAATGAGCGGTCGGTACACGGTCGAGGCGATGACCGACGCGTATCTCGACGCGATCGGTGCGGTCCTGTGAGACCCGTTCGCGTGCTGTGGCTTTCGCCGTGGATGCGTCCTCTGGCGAGGGTGTATGTGGAGGCGTTGGGCCGCCGCGGTGTGCACGCGCTGCTGGTGACCTCCGACCAGCACCCGGAGTCGGGTGACGCCCGCGACTACGAGATCGTGCTCGACCCGCGGCTGCGGGCCGCCTCGACCTGGTCGCCGACGCTAGACGCCTACCGGCGGATCCGGCGGTGGCGAGCCGACGTCGTCGTCACCGAACTGGTGCGCGATCCACGCTGGATCGCGTTGGCGGGCAGTGCACCTCGCGTCAATGTGGTGCACGACGACCGGGTGCACGACGTCGCCGAACGCAGACCGCGGTACGAGAGCACGGTGTTCGACCGGTGGGCCGACGGTGCAGCAGCCACGGTGACATTCAGCGATTTCGTCGCAGCGGCCGTGCAGAACCGGCGCGACCTGCGGGGCGGCGATGTCTACACCGTGCCCCTCACCAGCGATCTGGACAGTCGCCTGGTGCCTCCGTTCGCGGCGGCCGCCGACCGCAGGGATTTCGCCGCGATCGGTCGGCTGAACCCCTACAAGAATCTCGACGTGACCCTGCAGGCCTGGGCGGCTCACGTTCAGGGAAGCGGTTGGCGCGGAGACCGGATGCTGATCCTCGGAGACGGGTACGGTCTGAGGCGCGCACTGCCGAAGCACACGGTGTGGCGTGCCGGGACCTACCGCTACAGCGACGTGGTCGAGACCCTCGCCGCTGCCAAGGGGTGCGTCGCCCATTACCGAAGGGCCTCCCAGAGCGGCGTACAGGTGCTGGCGATGCAACTGGGCGTCACACCGATCGTCTCCACCGTCGGCGCGTTGGCGGAGTTCCAGCCGCCAGGGTGTCCGCCGATCGGCGTCGACGACGTCGAGGGGCTGGTCGGCGCGTTCGACCAGCTGGCCGACCCGGTGATCGCCGTGCGTCACGGCGTCACCGCCGCGGTGCACTATGCCGCGCACCACGCCGCCGACCGCGCGGCCGAAAAGCTCATCACCGTCTTCGACGACGTTCGGCGGGCCGCATCGTGAGAACAGATGTGATGCGGGTACTGGTGGTCGGGCCCGCGCCGGCCAGCCGGCTCAGCCGCGGCGGTATGGCCACCGTGGCCGCGTTGATGGACGCCCACCCGGACCCCCGCTTCCGGGTCACCGCGATCGCCACATATGTCGACGGCGGGCCGTGGCGACGACTGTCGGTGGGAGTGTCGGGCATGCTCCGCAGCGCCTGGCTGATCCTGCGCGGACGAGTCGACGTGCTGCATGTGCATCTGTCGCACGGCGGCAGTGTCGTTCGCAAGGCGGTGCCGCTGCTGGCGGCCAGGCGAGCGAAGGTGCCTGCGATAATCCACGGCCACAGCTTCGACTTCGGCGGTTGGTTCGACACGCTGCCTGCGGGGCTGCAGCGCCTGGTACGCGCCGCGCTGCCCGCCGATCGCTGGGTGGTGTTGGGGACCGAGCACCGCTGTGAGTACGCAGTCCGCATGGGCCTGCCGGCTGATCGAATCGACGTGCTGCCCAACGCGATCCGGCTTCCGGCACAACCGGTCGAGCACATCGCGGCCGATCCCGTCCATGCCGTGATGCTCGGACGCCTCGGAGAACGCAAGGGCACCTACGACATCGTCGCGGCCGTGCGGGCGCTGCCCGCGCCCGTGCGCCGTCGGCTGCGGATCACGCTGGCCGGCGACGGTGAGAACGTCGCCGTTCGCGACGCCGTCGCGGCTGCCAACCTGGCCGGAACCGTGCACGTCGTCGGCTGGCTCACCGAATCGGAGCGGGACCAATTGCTGTCGACAGCAGACGTTTTCCTGCTCCCGAGCTACGACGAAGGCCTGCCGATGGCACTGCTCGAGGCGATGGCATGGGGGCTGGCGCCCATTGCGTCGGCGGCAGGCAGCATCGGCGAGGTGATCACCGACGGCGTGGACGGGTTGGTGGTCGAAGCGGGCGATGCTCGGCAGATCGCCGATGCGCTCGCTGCACTGGTCACCGACGAGACGCTGCGCCGCCGTATCGGGCTCGCCGCCCGGGAGCGGGCCCGCGGCTTTGCCCTCAGCGGCTGGTATGCGCGGCTGGCAGAGCTGTGGGCGTCGCTGGCGGTGACATCGGCGACCCCACGTCGCACGACCGCCGGCTGAACGCGAACGCGCTTCCCAGCGCCATGCCGAGGGTCAGCGAACTCGAGGGTTCCAGTGGTAGTGGGTCGACGATGCAGATGGCCAACAGTCCCAGGCACACCGCGGCGCTGATCTTGGCCGTTGCCGCTTCGCTGCGCAGAGCGCGCGCCACCGGAAGCAACGCGAACACTGCGAATGCGACCATGCCCAGGACGCCCGCCTTCACCAGCCACCATAGGTAGAAGTTGTGCGCGTAGGTGGTGCCCAGCGTCGCGGTGAACGAGCCCGCCTCCCCGAACGGCAATTGATAGGCGTATCCCAGTCCGTGGCCGAGCACGGGCGCATCGCCGATCGCGCGCCACAGGCTGTCGTTCTCGTGGAGCCGGGCCAGCGTCGAGGAGTCAACGGCTAGGGCGGATGTCGACACGCCGCCGACCACCCGATGGGTGAACGCACCGACCTGATCGGCGAGCCAGCCACCACCGGATCCGTCCTGCAGCAGGAAAAGTGACGTCGGCACGGCGAGCGCGAGCGCCGCCACCCCGGTCACGGCGAGCAGGGCTGACCGCCGCAACGCGGCCCATCCGATGCTCGCCAGCAGCGCCACCATGGCGGCGACCGCTAACGCGATCAGCGTGTGCCGGGAGAACGACAGCAGCGTAACGATGAGCGCGGGGACGCCGAGTAGGGCCCAGTGCGAAAGGCGGGCCCGCCCGAGGATCTGGGCGGCCACGAGTGCGGTGAGCACGGTGAGTGCGGGTGCCTGGGTCGCCGTCAGGAGCCGGATCGCGCCCGCACCGGTCTCGGCCTGCAGGCTCTCGGCCCTGCCCGCCAACCGCAACCCGGTGACCGAGGCCGCCAGGATCATCGCCGCAGAGAACCACATGACCACGGCGACGGCGCGAATGGCCTGCCTGACCTGATCCGCCCGCACGATGAGGATGGCGAGCGCGGCTCCGGCCACCATCTCGACGAGGAATGAAGCCTCCCGCGCGACGCGCTCGCCGTCGTGACCCGCCAACATTCCCATCGCGGTGCTCACCGCGATCGCGAGAAGCATGGTCATCGGCGGCAGGCAGTGCGTGAATCGCAACCGCGCACGGGGGATCAGGAAGCCGATCGCCACCAACACCGCGACCTGGTGGGCGTAGACCGACACCGGCCCAACCACCTTGGCGACATGCCAGGACTCGGGCAGCGAGGCGAACGCGGCAAACAGCGCCAGCCACACCATCCGGTGCGCACCGGTCAGGTAGACGACCAGGCAGCCGAGGACACCGATCAGCAGCAGCCCCTCGGTCGTCGACCGGACCGCGAACACGCCGACGGTGAAACACCCCAGCAGCAGCGCCGTAGCCGCGGAGAACGATCCCAGCCGGGACGCCGGGCCTGCCGACATCCTCACGCGTGATGGCCGCGAAGCGCGGCCGGTGTGGTGTCACCGACCGTATGCCGGTAGTCGGCCAGCGCGCTCGCGGCGTACCTCGGCAGTTTGGCGGCGGTCAGGACGGCCCCTGCCACCCGGCCATCGGCCGCGCGCATCTGGTGCAGCGCGGCCCCGACTTCGTCGAGCGTGGTGCGGCCGGAGCGGACCACCAGGACGGAGGCGTCGACGGCGGCGCTGAAGACGCCTATCTCGGCCGCGGCGAGTGCCGGCGGGCCGTCGATCACCAGACGGTCGAAGTTCGCCCCGAGCTTGTCCACCACGGCCGCCAGTGCCGGCAGGCCCACCTGCCGTGGCCGGCGGACCGGGGTGTCGGAGGCGAGCATCCACAGCCCGGTATGGGACGTCGGCACGACGGCGTCATCGA from Mycobacterium sp. IDR2000157661 harbors:
- a CDS encoding O-antigen ligase family protein, with protein sequence MSAGPASRLGSFSAATALLLGCFTVGVFAVRSTTEGLLLIGVLGCLVVYLTGAHRMVWLALFAAFASLPESWHVAKVVGPVSVYAHQVAVLVAIGFLIPRARLRFTHCLPPMTMLLAIAVSTAMGMLAGHDGERVAREASFLVEMVAGAALAILIVRADQVRQAIRAVAVVMWFSAAMILAASVTGLRLAGRAESLQAETGAGAIRLLTATQAPALTVLTALVAAQILGRARLSHWALLGVPALIVTLLSFSRHTLIALAVAAMVALLASIGWAALRRSALLAVTGVAALALAVPTSLFLLQDGSGGGWLADQVGAFTHRVVGGVSTSALAVDSSTLARLHENDSLWRAIGDAPVLGHGLGYAYQLPFGEAGSFTATLGTTYAHNFYLWWLVKAGVLGMVAFAVFALLPVARALRSEAATAKISAAVCLGLLAICIVDPLPLEPSSSLTLGMALGSAFAFSRRSCDVGSPMSPPATPTALPAAHTSR